The Mercurialis annua linkage group LG2, ddMerAnnu1.2, whole genome shotgun sequence genome contains a region encoding:
- the LOC126669272 gene encoding protein PHR1-LIKE 3 isoform X1, giving the protein MYSAIHSLPLDGDFQGSLDGTNLPGDACLVLTTDPKPRLRWTAELHERFIDAVTQLGGPDKATPKTIMRTMGVKGLTLYHLKSHLQKYRLGRQACKESNDNSKDASVAESQDTGSSTSTSSRVITQDVNDGFQVTEALRVQMEVQRRLHEQLEVQRRLQLRIEAQGKYLQSILEKACKALNDQAAASAGLEAAREELSELAIKVSSECQGFGAFDNLKMPSLSELAVALENRNTSNLPARIGDCSIESCLTSTSSPVSPIGIGSHASIKKRSRPIFGNGDPLPMEGNMRQEVEWMMSNIA; this is encoded by the exons ATGTACTCGGCGATACATTCGTTGCCGTTGGATGGGGACTTTCAAGGGTCACTAGACGGGACAAACTTGCCCGGAGATGCCTGCTTGGTTCTTACTACGGATCCCAAGCCACGGCTCCGGTGGACGGCGGAGCTCCATGAGAGATTTATTGACGCTGTTACTCAACTTGGTGGCCCTGACA AAGCAACACCGAAGACGATAATGAGAACAATGGGGGTAAAGGGGCTCACTCTTTATCACTTGAAGTCTCACCTACAG AAATACAGGTTGGGAAGGCAAGCTTGCAAAGAATCAAATGATAACTCCAAAGATG CTTCTGTTGCAGAAAGTCAAGATACTGGTTCATCTACATCGACATCGTCTAGAGTGATTACACAAGATGTAAATGA TGGTTTCCAGGTTACTGAGGCTTTGCGTGTACAGATGGAAGTACAAAGACGACTGCATGAACAGCTGGAG GTGCAGCGTCGTCTCCAACTTCGTATTGAAGCACAGGGAAAATACCTACAATCAATTCTCGAGaaagcttgtaaagctttgaatGATCAGGCTGCTGCTTCTGCTGGGCTTGAAGCTGCAAGAGAAGAACTATCCGAACTCGCAATCAAGGTTTCGAGTGAATGTCAGGGATTCGGAGCATTTGATAACTTGAAAATGCCTTCATTATCTGAACTTGCTGTAGCTTTAGAGAACCGAAATACATCAAATTTGCCAGCTCGAATTGGCGATTGCTCCATTGAAAGCTGCTTGACTTCAACCAGCAGCCCTGTTTCTCCAATCGGGATTGGTTCACATGCTTCAATTAAGAAACGATCAAGGCCTATATTCGGCAATGGCGATCCATTGCCTATGGAAGGCAACATGCGGCAAGAAGTAGAATGGATGATGAGTAATATAGCGTGA
- the LOC126669272 gene encoding protein PHR1-LIKE 3 isoform X2 gives MYSAIHSLPLDGDFQGSLDGTNLPGDACLVLTTDPKPRLRWTAELHERFIDAVTQLGGPDKATPKTIMRTMGVKGLTLYHLKSHLQKYRLGRQACKESNDNSKDESQDTGSSTSTSSRVITQDVNDGFQVTEALRVQMEVQRRLHEQLEVQRRLQLRIEAQGKYLQSILEKACKALNDQAAASAGLEAAREELSELAIKVSSECQGFGAFDNLKMPSLSELAVALENRNTSNLPARIGDCSIESCLTSTSSPVSPIGIGSHASIKKRSRPIFGNGDPLPMEGNMRQEVEWMMSNIA, from the exons ATGTACTCGGCGATACATTCGTTGCCGTTGGATGGGGACTTTCAAGGGTCACTAGACGGGACAAACTTGCCCGGAGATGCCTGCTTGGTTCTTACTACGGATCCCAAGCCACGGCTCCGGTGGACGGCGGAGCTCCATGAGAGATTTATTGACGCTGTTACTCAACTTGGTGGCCCTGACA AAGCAACACCGAAGACGATAATGAGAACAATGGGGGTAAAGGGGCTCACTCTTTATCACTTGAAGTCTCACCTACAG AAATACAGGTTGGGAAGGCAAGCTTGCAAAGAATCAAATGATAACTCCAAAGATG AAAGTCAAGATACTGGTTCATCTACATCGACATCGTCTAGAGTGATTACACAAGATGTAAATGA TGGTTTCCAGGTTACTGAGGCTTTGCGTGTACAGATGGAAGTACAAAGACGACTGCATGAACAGCTGGAG GTGCAGCGTCGTCTCCAACTTCGTATTGAAGCACAGGGAAAATACCTACAATCAATTCTCGAGaaagcttgtaaagctttgaatGATCAGGCTGCTGCTTCTGCTGGGCTTGAAGCTGCAAGAGAAGAACTATCCGAACTCGCAATCAAGGTTTCGAGTGAATGTCAGGGATTCGGAGCATTTGATAACTTGAAAATGCCTTCATTATCTGAACTTGCTGTAGCTTTAGAGAACCGAAATACATCAAATTTGCCAGCTCGAATTGGCGATTGCTCCATTGAAAGCTGCTTGACTTCAACCAGCAGCCCTGTTTCTCCAATCGGGATTGGTTCACATGCTTCAATTAAGAAACGATCAAGGCCTATATTCGGCAATGGCGATCCATTGCCTATGGAAGGCAACATGCGGCAAGAAGTAGAATGGATGATGAGTAATATAGCGTGA
- the LOC126667566 gene encoding probable calcium-binding protein CML22 isoform X1, producing the protein MKHSLGTSQSCPLKSLSSKIGAMLFNCGSQNKYKRLDAKLEKKMIEFKRNSAKNTNFKSINSIILRFPQIKEGLKDIRGVFEQYDEDANGAIDREELKRCLQKLQIKLKDQEVEDLFHSCDIDGSQGIQFNEFIVLLCLIYLLVESPSSAHSVSATSRTSSPELEATFDTIIEAFLFLDKNGDGKLNKKDVLKALNDDSPGEKSPARISKSRFQELDWDKNGKVSFREFLFALINWVGIDSDEETES; encoded by the exons ATGAAACATTCACTGG GCACATCTCAATCTTGCCCTCTGAAGTCCTTGTCATCGAAAATAGGAGCCATGCTCTTCAATTGTGGATCGCAAAACAAATATAAGAGGTTGGATGCAAAGCTTGAAAAGAAGATGATCGAGTTCAAGAGAAATTCGGCTAAGAATACGAATTTTAAATCCATTAACAGTATTATCTTGAGATTTCCTCAGATCAAAGAGGGATTGAAGGACATTCGTGGCGTGTTTGAACAGTATG ACGAAGATGCAAATGGTGCTATTGACCGTGAGGAGCTGAAGAGATGCTTACAGAAACTGCAAATTAAGCTAAAAGATCAGGAGGTTGAGGATCTTTTTCATTCATGTGACATTGATGGAAGCCAGGGGATACAATTCAACGAGTTCATTGTTCTTCTGTGTCTCATTTATCTTCTAGTTGAATCTCCATCGTCTGCTCACAGTGTATCCGCA ACATCAAGGACCTCTTCACCGGAGCTTGAGGCCACTTTTGACACTATAATAGAAGCATTCTTATTTCTTGATAAGAATGGTGATGGCAAACTGAACAAGAAAGATGTGCTCAAAGCACTGAATGATGATTCTCCTGGGGAGAAATCACCTGCGCGTATCTCCAAGTCTCGATTCC AAGAATTGGACTGGGACAAGAATGGGAAGGTCAGCTTCAGGGAGTTCCTGTTTGCTTTAATAAACTGGGTCGGGATTGATTCTGATGAAGAAACTGAAAGTTAA
- the LOC126667566 gene encoding probable calcium-binding protein CML22 isoform X2 has product MKHSLGAMLFNCGSQNKYKRLDAKLEKKMIEFKRNSAKNTNFKSINSIILRFPQIKEGLKDIRGVFEQYDEDANGAIDREELKRCLQKLQIKLKDQEVEDLFHSCDIDGSQGIQFNEFIVLLCLIYLLVESPSSAHSVSATSRTSSPELEATFDTIIEAFLFLDKNGDGKLNKKDVLKALNDDSPGEKSPARISKSRFQELDWDKNGKVSFREFLFALINWVGIDSDEETES; this is encoded by the exons ATGAAACATTCACTGG GAGCCATGCTCTTCAATTGTGGATCGCAAAACAAATATAAGAGGTTGGATGCAAAGCTTGAAAAGAAGATGATCGAGTTCAAGAGAAATTCGGCTAAGAATACGAATTTTAAATCCATTAACAGTATTATCTTGAGATTTCCTCAGATCAAAGAGGGATTGAAGGACATTCGTGGCGTGTTTGAACAGTATG ACGAAGATGCAAATGGTGCTATTGACCGTGAGGAGCTGAAGAGATGCTTACAGAAACTGCAAATTAAGCTAAAAGATCAGGAGGTTGAGGATCTTTTTCATTCATGTGACATTGATGGAAGCCAGGGGATACAATTCAACGAGTTCATTGTTCTTCTGTGTCTCATTTATCTTCTAGTTGAATCTCCATCGTCTGCTCACAGTGTATCCGCA ACATCAAGGACCTCTTCACCGGAGCTTGAGGCCACTTTTGACACTATAATAGAAGCATTCTTATTTCTTGATAAGAATGGTGATGGCAAACTGAACAAGAAAGATGTGCTCAAAGCACTGAATGATGATTCTCCTGGGGAGAAATCACCTGCGCGTATCTCCAAGTCTCGATTCC AAGAATTGGACTGGGACAAGAATGGGAAGGTCAGCTTCAGGGAGTTCCTGTTTGCTTTAATAAACTGGGTCGGGATTGATTCTGATGAAGAAACTGAAAGTTAA
- the LOC126667566 gene encoding probable calcium-binding protein CML22 isoform X3, producing MLFNCGSQNKYKRLDAKLEKKMIEFKRNSAKNTNFKSINSIILRFPQIKEGLKDIRGVFEQYDEDANGAIDREELKRCLQKLQIKLKDQEVEDLFHSCDIDGSQGIQFNEFIVLLCLIYLLVESPSSAHSVSATSRTSSPELEATFDTIIEAFLFLDKNGDGKLNKKDVLKALNDDSPGEKSPARISKSRFQELDWDKNGKVSFREFLFALINWVGIDSDEETES from the exons ATGCTCTTCAATTGTGGATCGCAAAACAAATATAAGAGGTTGGATGCAAAGCTTGAAAAGAAGATGATCGAGTTCAAGAGAAATTCGGCTAAGAATACGAATTTTAAATCCATTAACAGTATTATCTTGAGATTTCCTCAGATCAAAGAGGGATTGAAGGACATTCGTGGCGTGTTTGAACAGTATG ACGAAGATGCAAATGGTGCTATTGACCGTGAGGAGCTGAAGAGATGCTTACAGAAACTGCAAATTAAGCTAAAAGATCAGGAGGTTGAGGATCTTTTTCATTCATGTGACATTGATGGAAGCCAGGGGATACAATTCAACGAGTTCATTGTTCTTCTGTGTCTCATTTATCTTCTAGTTGAATCTCCATCGTCTGCTCACAGTGTATCCGCA ACATCAAGGACCTCTTCACCGGAGCTTGAGGCCACTTTTGACACTATAATAGAAGCATTCTTATTTCTTGATAAGAATGGTGATGGCAAACTGAACAAGAAAGATGTGCTCAAAGCACTGAATGATGATTCTCCTGGGGAGAAATCACCTGCGCGTATCTCCAAGTCTCGATTCC AAGAATTGGACTGGGACAAGAATGGGAAGGTCAGCTTCAGGGAGTTCCTGTTTGCTTTAATAAACTGGGTCGGGATTGATTCTGATGAAGAAACTGAAAGTTAA
- the LOC126667565 gene encoding receptor like protein kinase S.2 yields MKQLNRLCIILPADSLGELASYDLNHRRHRGHRKPKLPPSPIKEQRKTHKKFHSSGCGTRVLDFLGDSLHRLYDSKWFNCYHRRRPGEQQSSCVFQDSEGIQISEKVGGDNPRIFSYAEIYIGSNGFSEDEVLGSGGFGKVYRAVLPSDASVVAVKCLAEKGEQFEKTFEAELVAVANLRHRNLVRLRGWCVHEDQLFLVYDYMPNLSLDRVLFRRPENLTADPLNWDRRKNIIGGLAAALHYLHEQLETQIIHRDVKTSNVMLDTHYNARLGDFGLARWLEHELEYPTRTPSVRNHQFRLADSTRIGGTIGYLPPESFQKRSFATAKSDVFSFGIVVLEVVSGRRALDLTYPDDQIILLDWVRRLSDDGKLLQAGDNRLQYGSYTHSDMEKLIHLGLLCTLHNPQFRPNMKWIVEATSGNMSGKLPPLPSFRSHPRYISLSSSSETSTSNTSTSRSTTSTPSSNTTTVSITSTIFVTAIGETIYATAEFGNNDFNSSDSRSQRRNTHFMVETPREISYKEIISATNNFSDSHRVAEVDFGTAYYGILEDGHQVLVKRLGMTKCPAIRTRFSSELQNLARLRHRNLVQLRGWCTEQGEMLVVYDYSASRLLSNLLFHHDNRIGHSILKWRHRYNIVKSLASAILYLHEEWEEQVIHRNITSSSVILDPDMNPRLGNFALAEFLTRNDHAHKATNQGTKSVRGIFGYMSPEYIENGEATTMADVYSFGVVLLEVVTGHMAVDFRRPEVLLVDRVQEFEAKKRPLEELVDIRLNCEYDLKELMRLLKLGIACTRSNPEFRPNMRQTISILDGNDQFFKRIEQKTESREEWKHKNASSLSLIKRIQALGIQ; encoded by the coding sequence ATGAAGCAGCTTAACCGCCTCTGCATCATCTTACCAGCTGACAGCTTGGGTGAACTTGCATCATATGACCTCAACCACCGCCGCCATCGCGGTCACCGTAAACCGAAACTCCCTCCTTCACCCATCAAAGAACAGAGGAAAACACACAAGAAGTTCCACAGCAGCGGTTGTGGAACTCGAGTTCTTGATTTTCTTGGCGATTCGTTACACCGATTGTATGACTCAAAATGGTTTAACTGTTATCACCGCCGAAGACCCGGAGAACAACAGTCTAGTTGTGTGTTTCAGGATTCGGAAGGAATACAGATATCTGAGAAAGTTGGTGGGGATAATCCGAGGATTTTCAGTTATGCTGAGATTTATATTGGTAGTAACGGTTTTAGTGAAGATGAGGTTCTTGGAAGTGGAGGTTTCGGCAAGGTTTATAGAGCAGTTTTACCTAGTGATGCTTCTGTAGTTGCTGTCAAATGCTTGGCTGAGAAAGGGGAGCAGTTTGAGAAAACTTTCGAAGCTGAATTGGTTGCGGTGGCTAATCTTCGACACAGGAATCTCGTCCGGTTACGAGGTTGGTGTGTTCATGAAGACCAGTTGTTTCTGGTTTATGACTATATGCCTAATCTTAGCCTTGACAGGGTGCTTTTTAGACGGCCAGAAAACCTGACAGCCGACCCTCTTAACTGGGATAGGAGAAAGAATATAATTGGAGGCCTTGCAGCCGCTCTTCATTATCTCCATGAACAGTTAGAGACTCAAATTATTCACCGAGATGTGAAGACGAGTAACGTGATGCTTGACACTCACTACAATGCGCGGCTTGGTGATTTTGGCCTGGCGCGATGGCTTGAACATGAACTTGAGTACCCAACCAGGACGCCTTCGGTGAGAAACCACCAGTTTCGTTTAGCAGATTCGACTAGAATCGGTGGGACAATTGGTTATTTGCCACCTGAGAGTTTCCAAAAAAGAAGTTTTGCTACCGCAAAATCTGATGTTTTCAGCTTTGGGATTGTTGTGTTGGAGGTGGTGTCTGGAAGACGGGCGCTTGATCTTACGTACCCAGATGATCAAATCATTTTGCTCGACTGGGTCAGGAGGCTATCAGATGATGGGAAGCTCTTACAAGCAGGGGATAATAGGCTCCAATATGGGTCTTATACACACTCTGATATGGAAAAGCTTATTCATCTCGGACTTCTCTGCACGCTTCACAATCCACAATTTCGGCCTAACATGAAATGGATTGTAGAAGCAACTTCAGGCAACATGTCAGGAAAATTGCCACCTCTTCCGTCATTTCGGTCACATCCTCGTTACATCTCGTTATCGTCCTCATCTGAAACTAGCACAAGCAACACCAGCACCAGCAGGTCCACTACCTCCACACCTAGCTCAAACACAACCACCGTATCCATCACTTCAACAATTTTTGTCACAGCCATTGGAGAAACTATTTATGCAACGGCAGAATTCGGAAACAATGATTTTAATTCTTCTGACAGCAGAAGTCAACGACGAAACACTCACTTCATGGTTGAAACTCCCAGGGAAATATCCTACAAGGAAATCATTTCTGCTACAAACAATTTCTCCGACTCTCATAGGGTAGCAGAAGTCGACTTCGGAACTGCATACTACGGAATCCTTGAAGATGGCCACCAAGTCCTGGTGAAGAGACTTGGCATGACAAAATGCCCTGCTATCCGAACCCGATTTTCATCTGAACTCCAAAATTTAGCCAGGCTCCGACATCGGAATCTAGTACAGCTTCGTGGATGGTGCACCGAGCAAGGAGAAATGCTTGTGGTTTATGACTATTCAGCAAGCCGCCTCCTAAGTAACCTCCTTTTCCATCACGACAACAGAATCGGTCACTCGATCCTGAAATGGCGTCACAGATACAACATTGTAAAATCACTTGCTTCTGCCATTCTTTATCTTCATGAGGAATGGGAAGAACAAGTTATCCACAGAAATATTACTTCTTCCTCTGTCATTCTCGATCCAGACATGAACCCGAGACTCGGTAATTTCGCCCTTGCAGAATTTTTGACAAGAAATGATCATGCCCACAAAGCAACAAATCAAGGAACTAAATCAGTTCGTGGGATTTTCGGTTACATGTCACCAGAATACATAGAAAATGGTGAAGCAACCACAATGGCTGATGTTTATAGTTTTGGTGTGGTATTGCTTGAGGTGGTCACAGGACATATGGCAGTGGACTTCCGCCGACCAGAGGTGCTATTGGTCGATAGAGTTCAAGAATTCGAGGCAAAGAAAAGACCATTAGAGGAACTGGTTGATATAAGGTTGAACTGTGAGTATGATCTTAAGGAATTAATGAGACTTCTCAAACTGGGAATTGCATGCACTAGGTCCAACCCAGAATTTAGACCAAACATGAGGCAGACCATAAGCATACTCGACGGAAACGACCAATTCTTCAAGAGAATAGAGCAGAAAACGGAAAGTAGAGAAGAATGGAAACATAAGAATGCCTCTTCTTTGTCATTGATAAAGAGAATTCAAGCTCTAGGAATACAATGA